Proteins from a genomic interval of Meiothermus sp.:
- a CDS encoding branched-chain amino acid ABC transporter permease produces the protein MNQFIFPFTLAFTALSILGAFLAPQNGLTNLALLVSVGLVSLGKLPTAWRSGLLAVLALALTILLRLNPNDKLAFYGLLGVLVAAFLLPNLSKLVRIALALAILFIAVPIAGLTNSFLFELGIQIGIFAALALGLNVVVGQAGLLDLGFAAFFAIGAYTWGIFGSPQAAQFIPGYPAEGLPGNYLYLFMALAVITAAITGVLIGLPALRLRGDYLAIVTLGLGEVVRVFANNLDKPLNITNGPQGITPVNRPDVGPLTEFLRAIGAERLYGRPIDEPIAYSFFFYLLVLVVIGIVVLVNIRLANSRFGRAWVAIREDEIAAKAMGIPLLPTKLLAFATGAAFSGAMGAVFAAKQTFVSPESFTLQASINILAFVILGGMGSIGGAVVGAAAVTVLNIGILKDFSDLLNTWRQTGVTILGYNMANLPPQLNPAKYERLVFGLILILMMIFRPEGLIPEQRHRAELQEARQEAKEGGGK, from the coding sequence ATGAATCAGTTCATCTTTCCTTTCACCCTGGCCTTCACGGCCCTTTCGATTCTCGGGGCCTTTTTAGCGCCACAAAACGGACTGACCAACCTGGCCTTGCTGGTATCGGTGGGCTTGGTCAGTTTGGGTAAGCTACCTACTGCCTGGCGCTCGGGTCTCCTAGCCGTGCTGGCCCTGGCGCTCACCATCTTGCTACGGCTTAACCCCAACGACAAACTGGCCTTTTATGGCCTGTTGGGGGTACTGGTGGCAGCCTTCTTGCTGCCCAACCTGAGCAAGCTGGTGCGCATTGCTTTGGCCCTGGCCATCCTGTTTATTGCCGTACCCATTGCGGGTCTTACCAACTCCTTCCTGTTTGAGCTGGGCATCCAGATCGGGATTTTTGCGGCGCTGGCCCTGGGTCTCAATGTGGTGGTCGGGCAGGCTGGGCTATTGGATCTGGGTTTTGCGGCTTTTTTCGCCATTGGGGCCTATACCTGGGGTATTTTCGGCTCGCCGCAAGCCGCCCAGTTCATCCCCGGTTACCCTGCGGAGGGCTTACCAGGCAACTACCTGTACCTGTTCATGGCCCTGGCCGTTATTACGGCGGCCATTACCGGGGTCTTGATTGGCCTACCAGCCCTGCGGCTGCGGGGCGACTATCTGGCCATCGTGACCCTGGGCCTCGGCGAGGTGGTGCGGGTCTTCGCCAACAACCTCGACAAACCCCTCAACATCACCAACGGCCCCCAGGGCATCACCCCGGTCAACCGCCCCGATGTGGGCCCACTCACCGAGTTCCTGCGGGCCATTGGGGCCGAGCGCCTGTATGGTCGCCCAATCGACGAGCCCATCGCCTATTCGTTCTTCTTCTATCTGTTGGTGCTGGTGGTGATCGGCATCGTGGTGCTCGTCAACATCCGGCTGGCTAACTCCCGCTTCGGACGGGCCTGGGTAGCCATCCGTGAAGACGAGATTGCCGCCAAGGCCATGGGCATTCCACTGCTGCCCACCAAACTCCTGGCTTTTGCTACCGGCGCAGCTTTTTCCGGCGCTATGGGAGCAGTGTTCGCCGCTAAGCAAACCTTCGTGAGCCCTGAGTCTTTTACCCTGCAAGCCTCTATTAATATCCTGGCCTTCGTGATTCTAGGCGGCATGGGTTCTATTGGCGGGGCGGTGGTGGGCGCGGCAGCGGTCACGGTGCTCAACATCGGTATCCTCAAGGATTTCTCCGACCTCTTGAATACCTGGCGGCAGACTGGAGTGACCATTCTGGGCTACAACATGGCCAACCTGCCACCCCAGCTCAACCCTGCTAAGTATGAGCGCCTGGTCTTCGGATTGATTCTGATTCTGATGATGATCTTCAGGCCCGAGGGGCTTATACCCGAGCAAAGACACCGGGCCGAGCTACAGGAAGCCCGTCAGGAAGCCAAGGAAGGCGGTGGCAAATGA
- a CDS encoding branched-chain amino acid ABC transporter permease gives MTVADLFAILPQTLLEGLLLGFVYAMVALGYTMVYGVLGLINFAHSEVFMIGAVVGLEVFRFWGNPEAPVIANPLLLLLVALVFAAAGSGIVAVLVERFAYRPLRKRGSKNILVPMITAIGVSFLLQDLTRIYAALRHNEFNMQYRTYDVLNQVFELPLQTTIQFKGVIVIVVSILMLIGLTYLVNRTKLGKAIRAVSQDMQTAALMGINPDTIISRTFLVGGSLGGVAGVLFGLLYTNVTPYSGVLPGLKAFTSAVLGGIGNIPGAMVGGLILGQLETLSGTYLPFLTNGNFGTEYKDVFAFLTLVLLLLFRPQGIFGQNVSEKV, from the coding sequence TTGACGGTTGCAGATCTGTTTGCCATCCTGCCGCAAACCCTGCTCGAGGGTTTGCTGTTGGGGTTTGTGTACGCTATGGTGGCCCTGGGGTACACCATGGTGTATGGGGTGTTGGGGCTGATTAATTTTGCCCACTCCGAAGTGTTCATGATTGGGGCGGTGGTCGGCCTCGAGGTCTTCCGCTTCTGGGGCAACCCCGAAGCGCCGGTAATCGCCAATCCCTTGTTGCTGTTGCTGGTAGCCCTGGTCTTCGCCGCGGCAGGCTCGGGCATTGTGGCTGTGCTGGTCGAGCGTTTCGCATACCGGCCTCTGCGCAAACGGGGCAGTAAAAACATCCTGGTGCCCATGATCACCGCCATCGGGGTCTCGTTCTTGTTGCAAGACCTGACCCGTATCTACGCTGCGCTAAGGCACAACGAGTTCAATATGCAGTACCGCACCTACGACGTGCTCAACCAGGTGTTTGAACTGCCCCTACAAACCACCATTCAGTTCAAGGGCGTTATCGTTATTGTGGTTTCCATCCTGATGCTGATTGGGCTCACCTACCTGGTGAATCGCACCAAGCTCGGGAAGGCCATTCGGGCCGTCTCACAGGATATGCAAACCGCCGCCCTGATGGGCATCAACCCCGACACCATCATCTCGCGCACCTTCCTGGTTGGAGGTTCGCTGGGTGGGGTGGCCGGGGTGTTGTTCGGGCTGCTCTACACCAATGTAACCCCTTACTCGGGGGTGCTGCCAGGCCTCAAAGCCTTTACTTCGGCGGTGCTGGGGGGCATCGGGAACATTCCGGGGGCCATGGTCGGGGGGCTCATTCTGGGCCAGCTCGAGACCCTCTCAGGTACCTACCTCCCCTTCCTAACCAACGGCAACTTTGGCACGGAGTACAAGGATGTGTTCGCTTTTCTCACCCTGGTGCTACTCTTGCTCTTCAGACCGCAAGGCATCTTTGGTCAGAATGTGAGTGAAAAGGTATGA
- a CDS encoding branched-chain amino acid ABC transporter substrate-binding protein, which produces MKKLAILALGALALGVASAQSNVIKIASVSPLSGPQSGLGTAIQQGAQMAIEDAQARFQQLGFQLQFSPQDDQATPDVGVAVARRIVNDPDLLGIVGHLNSGVAIPASEIYKDTNLVMVSPANTNPRVTDRGYLSVNRICGRDDVQGPVGAEYAVKVLKRNRLFVIHDKTPYGQGLAEAFAARAKELGANVVALVGTEEASNFQPLILQMRAQRPDLVYYGGIYDKGGVLVKQMRERGITATFMGGDGLDASDLVKIAGSASKGVIFTTTAGPISTLPKAAAFAQRYKAKFGKDPEAYAVYAYDAANVILTALEAAIKANNGRKPTREQVARAVREVKLDGLTGRIEFDSKGDRKLSDYYIVGMKEAKYPGEVLRVIQFAPPAARQ; this is translated from the coding sequence ATGAAAAAGCTCGCAATTCTAGCACTGGGCGCATTGGCTCTGGGTGTAGCCTCGGCCCAGTCCAACGTGATCAAGATCGCTTCGGTCTCACCCCTGTCCGGGCCCCAGTCGGGTCTGGGCACCGCCATCCAGCAAGGTGCTCAGATGGCCATCGAGGATGCTCAAGCCCGCTTCCAGCAGCTTGGCTTCCAGCTCCAGTTCAGCCCCCAGGATGACCAGGCTACTCCGGACGTGGGCGTAGCGGTCGCCCGTCGTATCGTCAACGATCCCGATCTGCTGGGCATTGTGGGCCACCTCAACTCGGGCGTGGCTATCCCGGCTTCGGAGATCTACAAAGACACCAACCTGGTCATGGTCTCCCCGGCCAACACCAACCCCCGTGTGACCGACCGTGGCTACCTGAGCGTTAACCGCATCTGCGGTCGCGACGATGTACAGGGCCCGGTGGGTGCTGAGTACGCCGTTAAGGTGCTCAAGCGCAACCGGCTGTTCGTGATTCACGACAAAACCCCCTACGGCCAGGGCCTTGCTGAAGCCTTCGCGGCCCGCGCCAAAGAGCTGGGCGCCAATGTGGTTGCCCTGGTAGGTACCGAGGAAGCCTCCAACTTCCAACCCCTTATCCTTCAGATGCGCGCCCAGCGCCCCGACCTGGTCTACTACGGTGGCATCTACGACAAGGGCGGCGTCCTGGTCAAGCAGATGCGTGAGCGCGGCATTACCGCTACCTTCATGGGCGGCGATGGTCTGGATGCCTCCGACCTGGTCAAAATTGCTGGCTCGGCCTCCAAGGGTGTAATCTTTACCACCACTGCCGGCCCCATCAGCACCCTGCCCAAGGCCGCGGCTTTTGCACAGCGCTACAAAGCCAAGTTCGGCAAAGACCCTGAAGCCTATGCGGTGTACGCCTATGACGCCGCCAACGTGATCCTGACTGCCCTCGAGGCCGCCATTAAAGCCAACAACGGCCGTAAACCCACCCGCGAGCAAGTGGCCCGTGCCGTACGTGAAGTCAAGCTAGATGGTCTGACCGGCCGTATCGAGTTCGACAGCAAGGGCGACCGCAAGCTCTCTGACTATTACATTGTTGGCATGAAGGAAGCCAAATATCCTGGCGAAGTGCTGCGCGTGATTCAGTTCGCACCCCCTGCTGCCCGCCAGTAA
- a CDS encoding glutamine synthetase family protein, which yields MARTKQDLLQELKDRQVRFLRLQFTDILGINKVVELPVTQFEKALDGEIMFDGSSIEGFGRTEVEESDMLLKPDYNTFVVYPSDLEPTTKGAVARLICDIAYPDGKPFEGDPRQALKRQIERAQKKGFDNLYVGSEVEFFLFNRSPEGGPTIHTYDRAGYFDLAPTDKGEEARRDMVDMLVRMGLQLEAAHHEGAPGQHEIDLKYTDALQAADNLTTLKFVVKRIAINHGLHATFMPKPIAGINGSGLHFHLSLFKNGENAFYEPKGKLEVWPHQLSKTALQFIAGLFEHAEGMAAITNPLVNSYKRLTPGYEAPTSVAWSVSHRSAMIRVPKRRGTGTRAEFRFPDPSCNPYLALAVILGAGLEGIESNLTPPPPIERDVYELSVRDRRKYRVSEMPGTLHEALEALQKNRVIRAALGEQIYKDFLHAKQVEWNSYRIAVHQWELDQYLAEY from the coding sequence ATGGCACGGACCAAGCAAGACCTATTGCAGGAGCTCAAAGACCGCCAGGTGCGCTTCCTGCGTTTACAGTTCACCGATATCCTGGGCATCAACAAGGTAGTCGAGCTGCCGGTTACTCAGTTCGAGAAAGCACTGGACGGCGAAATTATGTTCGATGGCTCCTCCATTGAGGGCTTTGGTCGTACCGAGGTGGAAGAGTCGGACATGTTGCTAAAGCCCGACTACAACACCTTTGTGGTCTACCCCAGCGACCTCGAGCCCACCACCAAAGGGGCGGTGGCCCGTCTCATCTGCGATATCGCCTACCCCGATGGCAAACCCTTTGAGGGCGACCCCCGGCAGGCGCTCAAGCGGCAGATCGAGCGGGCCCAGAAAAAGGGCTTCGACAACCTTTATGTGGGTAGCGAGGTGGAGTTCTTTTTGTTCAACCGCAGCCCGGAGGGTGGCCCCACCATTCATACCTACGACCGGGCCGGTTACTTCGACCTGGCCCCCACCGACAAAGGCGAGGAGGCCCGCCGGGATATGGTGGACATGCTGGTGCGGATGGGTTTGCAGCTCGAGGCCGCCCACCACGAAGGCGCTCCCGGCCAGCACGAGATAGACCTCAAGTACACCGATGCCCTGCAGGCGGCCGACAACCTAACCACCCTCAAATTTGTGGTCAAGCGAATTGCCATCAACCATGGGCTGCATGCCACCTTTATGCCCAAGCCCATTGCCGGCATTAACGGTTCGGGCTTGCATTTCCATCTGTCGCTCTTCAAAAATGGCGAGAATGCCTTTTATGAGCCAAAGGGGAAGCTCGAGGTCTGGCCCCACCAGCTTTCCAAAACTGCGCTGCAATTTATCGCCGGCCTCTTCGAGCACGCCGAGGGCATGGCCGCCATCACCAACCCGCTGGTCAACTCCTACAAGCGCCTGACCCCTGGCTACGAAGCCCCCACCAGTGTGGCCTGGTCGGTCTCGCACCGCAGCGCCATGATTCGGGTGCCCAAGCGGCGCGGCACAGGCACCCGGGCCGAGTTTCGCTTCCCCGACCCCTCCTGCAACCCCTACCTGGCCCTGGCGGTAATCCTGGGGGCGGGCCTCGAGGGTATCGAGAGCAACCTAACCCCCCCACCGCCCATTGAGCGCGACGTATACGAGCTTTCGGTGCGCGACCGGCGCAAGTACCGCGTAAGCGAGATGCCCGGAACCCTGCACGAGGCCCTCGAGGCCCTGCAAAAGAACCGGGTCATTCGGGCGGCATTAGGCGAACAGATATACAAAGACTTCCTCCATGCCAAGCAGGTAGAGTGGAACTCCTACCGAATCGCCGTTCATCAATGGGAGCTCGACCAGTACCTGGCCGAGTACTAG
- a CDS encoding sorbosone dehydrogenase family protein: MRQIVCFALVWFGLASAQSINLVPIANNLSRPLFLTYSPDNTGRLFILEQGGTIRIWQNGRLLAEPFLDISNLVSCCGERGLLGLAFHPNFRQNNLFFINYTNRNGDTVIARYRANGNRTETGSAQILLTIEQPYANHNGGMIAFGPDGMLYIGMGDGGAAGDPLNAGQRLDTLLGKILRIDVNRSEGNRPYAIPADNPVLAGRRSEIWSYGWRNPWRFSFDRQTGDLWVADVGQNAVEEVHFQPANSKGGENYGWRIMEGNRCFNPPQNCDRNGLVMPVLTYTHDQGRSITGGYRYRGNAMPAFRGAYFYADYVSGRIWAATPQGSGWQSREVLKTDLNISSFGEDAEGELYVIDHRGTIYRMTQR, encoded by the coding sequence ATGCGACAGATTGTTTGCTTTGCTCTGGTGTGGTTCGGCCTGGCTTCCGCGCAATCTATTAACCTGGTTCCAATCGCCAACAACCTGAGCCGCCCGCTGTTCCTCACCTATTCCCCAGACAATACCGGGCGGCTTTTTATCCTCGAGCAAGGCGGTACCATCCGCATCTGGCAAAACGGGCGGCTGCTTGCAGAGCCATTCTTAGACATAAGCAACCTGGTTTCCTGTTGCGGTGAACGGGGTCTCTTGGGACTGGCCTTCCATCCCAATTTTCGCCAGAACAATTTGTTCTTTATCAACTACACCAACCGCAACGGCGATACCGTAATTGCCCGCTACCGCGCAAACGGCAACCGCACCGAGACAGGATCAGCCCAGATCCTGCTCACCATCGAGCAGCCCTATGCCAACCACAACGGCGGCATGATCGCTTTTGGCCCGGACGGCATGCTGTACATCGGTATGGGCGATGGGGGCGCGGCCGGCGACCCCCTCAACGCCGGCCAGCGGCTCGACACTCTGCTGGGTAAGATCCTGCGCATAGATGTGAACCGTAGCGAGGGCAACCGGCCTTATGCTATCCCCGCTGACAACCCTGTTCTGGCCGGTCGTCGCAGCGAGATCTGGTCGTATGGTTGGCGCAACCCCTGGCGGTTCAGCTTCGATCGTCAGACCGGCGACCTGTGGGTCGCAGATGTCGGACAAAACGCCGTGGAGGAGGTACACTTTCAACCTGCTAACAGCAAAGGCGGTGAGAACTATGGCTGGCGCATTATGGAGGGGAATCGGTGCTTCAACCCCCCACAAAACTGCGACCGCAACGGTCTGGTAATGCCCGTGCTGACCTACACCCACGACCAGGGCCGCTCCATCACCGGGGGCTACCGCTACCGCGGCAACGCCATGCCAGCCTTTCGTGGGGCTTACTTTTATGCCGACTACGTAAGCGGTCGCATCTGGGCTGCTACCCCTCAGGGCAGCGGCTGGCAGAGCCGGGAGGTGCTTAAAACCGATCTAAACATCAGTTCTTTTGGCGAAGATGCTGAGGGTGAGCTGTATGTGATAGATCACCGCGGTACGATCTATCGAATGACCCAGCGCTAA
- a CDS encoding sorbosone dehydrogenase family protein produces the protein MRYWLTSLVAVCTGCLGLSPDPSDPPTSGEPSLHLSLLVSSGLSQPLYLTHAGDGSGNLYVVEKAGRIRLIENGALRTQAFLDITAKTSKGGEQGLLGLAFHPNYRNNGFIYVNYTNSAGDTVIARYTANRSSKMVDPSSEQVVLSVDQPYDNHNAGWLGFGPDGMLYIPLGDGGSGGDPQNYAQRLEPQSGNRHLLGKVLRIDINGSELGRNYRIPPDNPSLGGRVSEIWAYGLRNPWRASFDRQTGDLWIGDVGQNNQEEVNRGVGGGKGLNYGWKIMEGTNCYDNSIAPGCGSSNLTQPVHVYGRSDGYSVTGGYVYRGTRYPRMRGRYFFTDFGSGHLWSLYQVNGAWERKTEITSAGGGLASFGEDEQGELYVMSLFGGQVWRLEDRP, from the coding sequence ATGCGCTATTGGCTAACCAGTTTGGTGGCGGTATGTACGGGTTGTCTAGGATTATCCCCCGATCCATCCGACCCGCCCACTTCAGGTGAACCGTCGCTTCACCTGAGCTTGCTCGTCTCTTCCGGCCTGAGCCAGCCGCTTTATCTGACCCATGCTGGCGACGGTAGCGGAAACCTGTATGTAGTGGAAAAAGCCGGGCGTATTCGGCTCATCGAAAACGGGGCCCTGCGCACCCAAGCTTTCCTCGACATCACCGCAAAGACCTCCAAAGGCGGCGAACAGGGCTTGCTGGGCCTGGCTTTTCATCCCAACTACCGCAACAACGGCTTCATCTATGTCAACTACACCAACAGCGCCGGCGATACCGTCATTGCCCGCTACACAGCCAACCGCAGCAGCAAAATGGTCGACCCCAGTTCTGAGCAGGTGGTGCTATCAGTAGACCAGCCCTACGACAACCACAACGCTGGCTGGCTGGGTTTTGGCCCCGACGGAATGCTCTACATTCCACTGGGGGATGGGGGCTCAGGTGGTGACCCGCAAAACTACGCCCAGCGCCTCGAGCCCCAGAGCGGAAATCGACATCTGCTGGGCAAAGTCTTGCGCATTGACATTAATGGCAGCGAGCTGGGCCGTAACTATCGCATTCCCCCCGATAACCCCAGCCTGGGCGGGCGGGTTTCGGAAATCTGGGCCTACGGACTGCGCAACCCCTGGCGGGCCAGCTTCGACCGGCAGACCGGCGATCTCTGGATCGGCGATGTGGGTCAGAACAACCAGGAAGAAGTCAACCGGGGCGTGGGCGGCGGCAAGGGGCTCAACTACGGCTGGAAAATCATGGAAGGCACCAACTGTTACGACAACAGCATAGCCCCTGGTTGTGGCAGCAGTAACCTAACCCAGCCCGTGCACGTCTATGGGCGCAGTGATGGCTACTCGGTGACTGGCGGTTACGTTTACCGTGGCACACGCTATCCCCGGATGCGAGGCCGCTATTTTTTTACCGACTTTGGCTCGGGCCATCTCTGGAGCCTGTACCAGGTCAATGGGGCCTGGGAGCGCAAAACCGAGATTACCTCGGCCGGAGGTGGCTTGGCTTCCTTCGGCGAAGACGAGCAGGGGGAGCTATATGTTATGAGTCTTTTCGGGGGACAGGTCTGGCGGCTGGAGGATCGGCCCTAA
- a CDS encoding IS256 family transposase: MDQDTLQMILREAVRETATEVLQILLDADREAFLREHGGRKNGYYPRRLSTRFGSVNLQMPRDREGCYYPSFLEPYARRLVDVGEVAVALYAAGVTQRKAAEVLSLLLGHRYTHETLSSLTDQVLRAAEQYRQRPLPEELAVVYLDGLFLRVMRDDLGVQQEAVYVALGITPSGERQVLGFWLLPAESALAWEEVLKGLWQRGLRRVLLFVTDGLPGMEAAIQRVYPGAEWQRCVVHMVRSSLAQVRARDRGAVAEHLRGVYRAESRQEALEGLERLRRTWGSRYPRLVSGWWEDSAALLRFYGYPKVLWPYLRSTNPMERFIREIRRSTKVRDHKFPTTEAVFKVLYLESERQEGKWTERTLRGFAEAKEMLEQMLKERYFPSTQTATHKS, from the coding sequence ATGGATCAGGATACCCTACAGATGATTTTGCGCGAAGCGGTAAGGGAAACAGCCACCGAGGTCTTGCAGATTCTGCTGGACGCCGACCGGGAGGCCTTCTTGCGGGAACACGGAGGACGCAAAAACGGCTACTACCCCAGGCGGCTTTCGACCCGCTTTGGTTCAGTGAACCTCCAGATGCCCAGGGATCGCGAGGGGTGCTACTATCCCAGCTTCCTGGAACCTTATGCCCGGCGCCTGGTGGACGTGGGGGAGGTGGCCGTGGCCCTGTATGCCGCCGGGGTGACGCAGCGCAAAGCGGCGGAGGTGCTGAGCCTGTTGCTGGGGCACCGCTATACCCACGAGACCCTTAGCAGCCTGACCGACCAGGTCTTGCGGGCGGCGGAGCAGTACCGCCAGCGGCCTTTGCCGGAGGAACTGGCCGTGGTCTACCTGGACGGTCTGTTTCTGAGGGTCATGCGGGACGACCTGGGGGTTCAGCAAGAGGCGGTGTATGTGGCGCTGGGCATCACCCCCAGCGGGGAGCGGCAGGTGCTGGGCTTCTGGCTCCTGCCCGCAGAGAGCGCTCTGGCCTGGGAGGAGGTGTTGAAGGGCTTGTGGCAAAGGGGCCTACGGCGGGTCTTGCTCTTCGTGACCGATGGCCTTCCCGGCATGGAGGCGGCCATCCAAAGGGTCTACCCCGGCGCCGAATGGCAGCGCTGCGTGGTGCACATGGTGCGCTCCAGCCTGGCACAGGTGCGTGCACGGGATCGGGGGGCGGTGGCCGAGCATCTACGCGGGGTGTACCGGGCGGAAAGCCGACAGGAAGCCCTGGAAGGCCTGGAGCGGCTGCGGCGAACCTGGGGGTCGAGGTACCCGCGGCTGGTGAGCGGTTGGTGGGAGGACTCCGCGGCGCTGCTGCGGTTCTATGGCTATCCCAAGGTGCTGTGGCCCTACCTTCGGAGCACCAATCCGATGGAACGGTTTATCCGGGAGATAAGACGCAGTACCAAGGTACGGGATCACAAGTTTCCTACAACGGAGGCGGTGTTCAAAGTGCTGTATCTGGAGAGCGAAAGGCAGGAGGGCAAATGGACAGAGCGTACACTCAGAGGCTTTGCCGAGGCAAAGGAGATGCTAGAACAGATGCTGAAGGAGCGGTACTTCCCCTCTACACAGACTGCTACACATAAATCTTGA
- a CDS encoding bifunctional UDP-sugar hydrolase/5'-nucleotidase, translated as MRRREVLKAGLVSGAALAGLTRAQGGSFTMTIVHINDTHAHLEPTGGLTLGGQRDQRLGGFARVISLFDRLRATATNPLFLHAGDVFQGTLYFNQYQGLADRHFLHRMGIRAMAPGNHEYNLGPDGLANFLNGVRFPVVSANTDVSREPKLAGRIKPYAVVSVGGQRVGIIGLTTPDTPIMSSPGPNVRFTDPVPATQQAVVELLARGVKYIVVLSHLGYLQDQELARKVTGVQVIVGGHSHTLLGQTPFPELRPGGAYPTIVKNPENKDVLVVQAWEWAKVVGRLQVTFDERGELVAHQGQVIPMTANLPEDRFALDAISAYGLPIAALRAQVISRAAVALNGERNDVRRRETNLANLIADAMLWKTRQAGTTIALQNGGGIRATIPVGNITVGQVNEVLPFGNTLVVLELKGSEVLAALENGVSQWEQIAGRFLSGVAGIRYTFDLSRPAGSRVTQVQVQTPTGFQPLDPNATYRVVTNNFIASGGDGFTVLRDAKGFRVDTGFGDAEVLIEYLRTQPSWEPRLENRITILNEPRSQRWEGPFYVDSFLRVKV; from the coding sequence ATGCGCCGTAGAGAAGTACTCAAAGCGGGTTTGGTGAGTGGAGCCGCGCTGGCTGGCCTGACACGGGCCCAGGGGGGCAGCTTCACCATGACCATCGTTCACATCAACGATACCCACGCCCACCTCGAGCCCACCGGCGGCCTTACCCTGGGGGGTCAGCGAGACCAGCGCCTGGGTGGTTTTGCTCGGGTGATTTCGCTGTTTGACCGCTTACGTGCAACTGCGACCAACCCCCTGTTTTTGCACGCGGGTGATGTATTCCAGGGAACCCTCTATTTCAACCAGTACCAGGGGTTGGCCGACCGGCACTTTCTACATCGCATGGGTATCCGGGCCATGGCACCTGGCAACCACGAGTACAACCTGGGGCCCGATGGACTGGCTAACTTTTTGAACGGGGTGCGTTTCCCGGTGGTCTCGGCCAATACCGATGTCTCGAGGGAGCCCAAGCTGGCCGGACGCATCAAGCCCTATGCGGTGGTGAGCGTGGGAGGGCAGCGGGTAGGCATCATTGGCCTGACAACCCCCGACACCCCCATTATGTCCAGCCCTGGCCCCAACGTTCGTTTTACCGACCCGGTTCCGGCTACCCAGCAGGCTGTGGTGGAGTTGTTAGCCAGGGGCGTGAAGTACATCGTGGTACTCTCCCACCTGGGCTACTTGCAAGACCAGGAACTGGCCCGCAAGGTGACGGGTGTTCAGGTAATTGTGGGCGGTCACAGCCATACCCTGCTGGGCCAGACCCCCTTCCCCGAGCTACGCCCTGGTGGGGCTTACCCTACCATCGTGAAAAACCCCGAAAACAAAGATGTGCTGGTGGTGCAGGCCTGGGAATGGGCCAAGGTGGTAGGCCGCCTGCAGGTTACCTTTGATGAGCGGGGTGAATTGGTGGCTCACCAAGGCCAGGTTATCCCCATGACCGCCAATCTGCCGGAGGATCGTTTCGCTCTCGACGCCATTTCTGCCTACGGGTTGCCCATTGCAGCACTGCGGGCCCAGGTGATTTCCAGGGCTGCTGTTGCGCTCAACGGCGAGCGCAACGACGTACGCCGCCGCGAGACCAACCTAGCTAACCTGATTGCCGATGCCATGCTGTGGAAAACCCGTCAGGCTGGTACTACCATTGCGCTGCAGAATGGTGGGGGCATACGTGCAACCATCCCGGTGGGGAACATTACGGTTGGGCAGGTCAACGAGGTATTGCCCTTCGGCAATACCTTGGTGGTGCTCGAGCTCAAGGGCAGCGAAGTTCTGGCTGCGCTAGAAAACGGCGTTTCCCAGTGGGAGCAGATCGCAGGCCGCTTCTTGTCGGGGGTGGCCGGCATTCGCTACACCTTCGACCTTTCCCGTCCGGCAGGTAGCCGGGTAACCCAGGTTCAGGTGCAGACCCCTACAGGTTTCCAGCCGCTCGACCCCAACGCCACCTACCGGGTTGTCACCAACAACTTTATCGCCAGCGGTGGGGATGGCTTTACCGTCTTGCGGGACGCCAAAGGCTTCCGGGTGGATACTGGTTTTGGCGATGCCGAGGTGCTCATCGAGTACCTGCGCACCCAGCCTTCCTGGGAGCCGCGCCTAGAAAATCGCATTACCATTCTCAATGAGCCCCGCAGTCAGCGTTGGGAGGGCCCCTTTTACGTGGACAGCTTTTTGCGGGTAAAGGTGTAG